A section of the Rhizobium sp. Pop5 genome encodes:
- a CDS encoding protein-disulfide reductase DsbD domain-containing protein, producing MMIISAASRRFLIAAISAVTAVVPFHQAHAEMSAWAENEGGRMRLVALPADASGKIRAALQIEPKPGWITYWREPGNSGIPPEVTIAPESGVTLEAMAYPVPKHFFNGSIEDIAYDAPVTLPLSLRAAGKGPVDINAAAFIGICKDICIPFQANFSLKLGAAMQSRPEEDAILQAADARLPKPPSANFGVTAHAMSPDMKLLSLTLALPGDGTDAPDIIVTGPSGHAFTKQIGGRRDGATFKTEIAIGKLPQNYDISGKRWGVLVIDGNRAMETTLVFE from the coding sequence ATGATGATTATTTCTGCAGCTTCGCGCCGCTTTTTAATCGCGGCCATTTCGGCGGTCACCGCAGTTGTTCCCTTTCACCAGGCCCATGCGGAAATGAGCGCCTGGGCGGAAAACGAGGGCGGCCGCATGCGGCTTGTGGCCTTGCCGGCTGATGCCAGCGGCAAAATCCGCGCCGCCCTTCAGATCGAGCCTAAACCTGGCTGGATCACCTATTGGCGAGAGCCCGGCAACAGCGGCATTCCGCCTGAAGTCACGATCGCGCCGGAGAGCGGCGTCACGCTCGAGGCCATGGCCTATCCCGTTCCCAAGCACTTCTTCAACGGCTCGATCGAGGATATCGCCTACGACGCGCCGGTGACCCTGCCGCTTTCGCTGAGGGCGGCGGGCAAAGGCCCGGTCGACATTAACGCTGCCGCCTTCATCGGGATCTGCAAGGATATCTGCATTCCCTTCCAGGCGAATTTCTCGCTGAAGCTTGGTGCTGCCATGCAGTCGCGCCCGGAAGAAGACGCGATCCTTCAGGCCGCCGATGCGAGGTTGCCGAAGCCGCCATCGGCGAATTTCGGCGTCACCGCGCATGCCATGTCGCCCGATATGAAGCTGCTGTCGCTGACGCTCGCTTTGCCGGGTGATGGAACGGATGCTCCCGATATCATCGTCACCGGCCCGAGCGGCCATGCCTTCACCAAGCAGATCGGCGGCAGGCGCGACGGCGCCACCTTCAAGACCGAGATAGCAATCGGCAAACTGCCTCAAAATTACGATATATCAGGCAAGCGCTGGGGCGTGCTCGTCATCGATGGCAATAGGGCGATGGAGACCACTCTTGTCTTTGAATGA
- a CDS encoding YqgE/AlgH family protein: MSLSTLKNRRERGFFDGQFLIAMPGMEDRNFARTVIYICAHSDAGAMGFVINRPQSLTFTDVLLHLDMIKQEDSIVLPKRARDFPIQTGGPVESGRGFVLHSDDYASDSSIPVSDDICLTATLDIVRAISKGDGPTRATMLLGYSSWAAGQLENEVANNGWLTCPANEELIFDRSLDDKYERALAGMGVTAAMLSAEAGHA, from the coding sequence ATGTCCTTATCGACGCTGAAGAACAGACGGGAACGTGGCTTCTTCGATGGCCAGTTTCTCATCGCCATGCCCGGTATGGAAGACCGTAACTTTGCGCGCACGGTCATCTACATCTGCGCGCATTCGGATGCGGGCGCCATGGGCTTCGTCATCAACCGGCCGCAGAGCCTCACCTTCACCGACGTGCTGCTGCATCTCGACATGATCAAGCAGGAAGATTCCATCGTGCTGCCGAAACGTGCGCGCGATTTCCCGATCCAGACCGGCGGTCCTGTCGAAAGCGGCCGCGGCTTCGTGCTGCATTCGGACGATTATGCCAGCGATTCCAGCATTCCCGTCAGCGACGACATCTGCCTGACGGCAACGCTCGACATCGTGCGCGCCATTTCCAAGGGCGACGGCCCGACGCGCGCAACGATGCTGCTCGGCTATTCCTCCTGGGCGGCCGGCCAGCTTGAAAACGAGGTCGCCAACAATGGCTGGCTCACCTGCCCGGCGAACGAGGAACTGATCTTCGACCGCAGCCTCGACGACAAATACGAGCGGGCACTCGCCGG
- a CDS encoding peroxiredoxin codes for MTIAIGDKLPAATFKEKTADGPVEITTDQLFAGKRVVLFAVPGAFTPTCSLNHLPGYLENRDTILGKGVDDIAVIAVNDWHVMGAWAQSSGGLGKIHFLADWDAGFTKAAGLDADLSAGGLGLRSKRYSMLVEDGVVKALNVEESPGQATVSGAAAMLEQL; via the coding sequence ATGACCATCGCGATCGGCGACAAGCTTCCCGCTGCCACCTTCAAGGAAAAGACGGCTGACGGCCCGGTTGAAATCACCACGGATCAGCTTTTTGCAGGCAAGCGCGTCGTGCTCTTTGCCGTGCCGGGCGCGTTCACGCCCACCTGCTCGCTGAACCATCTGCCGGGTTATCTCGAAAATCGCGACACCATCCTCGGCAAGGGCGTCGACGACATCGCCGTAATCGCGGTCAACGACTGGCACGTCATGGGCGCCTGGGCACAGTCTTCTGGCGGGCTCGGCAAGATCCATTTTCTCGCCGATTGGGATGCCGGCTTCACCAAAGCTGCCGGGCTCGATGCCGACCTCTCCGCCGGCGGCCTCGGCCTCCGCTCCAAGCGCTATTCGATGCTGGTGGAAGACGGTGTCGTGAAAGCCCTCAATGTCGAGGAAAGCCCCGGCCAGGCGACGGTCTCGGGCGCTGCCGCGATGCTGGAACAGCTCTGA